TACGGCGATTCGCACCGCCGCCGTTAGCGCGCTGGCAACACGCATCCTCGCGGAAGAATCGGCAAGCCGGCTCGCGCTGCTCGGTTCGGGAACGCAGGCGCGCTCGCATTTGGAGGCGATGCTCGCGGTGCGGCCCATCAAGCACGTGAAAATCTGGAGCCGGACGGCGGCGAATGCTCGGGCCTTTGCGGAAACCGCGGGCGCCGAGTTTAAAGTCGAGATCGAGGTAACCGCCAGCGCGCGTGAAGCCGTGCGCGGCGCGCAGATCGTCTGCACGGTTACCGCCGCTACCGCGCCGGTTCTCGAAGGCGCTTGGCTTGAGCCCGGGATGCACGTAAACGCCGCCGGTTCTTCCGTTCCGCCGTTTCGCGAATTGGACGCCGCAGTCGTCGAACGCAGCCGCATTTTCGTCGACAACCGCGAGTGCGTCCTGAACGAAGCCGACGATCTTCGCATTCCAATCGCCGAAGGTGCCATCGGCGTCGATCGCATCTTGGGCGACCTCGGGGAATTGGCTGCCGGAACGGTTCCGGGGCGCATATCGAGCAGCGACATCACGCTCTTTAAATCCGTCGGTATGGCCATCGAGGACATCGCCGCCGCGCGAGAACTTCACCGGCGCGCCGTTCGCGAGGGGCGCGGCACGCGCGTGGACTACTGAGCGCCATGCGCCGCTTTTCCGAAGACGGTTATGCCGTCTTTCCGGGTTTTAAATCGCGCGACGAACTCGCCGCGCTCCGGCGCCGCGCCGAGGAGATCGCCGCAAGTTGCAGCTCCGGCCAGGTCTCGATCTTCAGCACCCGCGACCAGGCTGAAAAGTCCGACGAGTATTTCCTGACCTCCGGCGACAAAATTCGCTGCTTCTTCGAAGAGGACGGCCGGACGGTCAACAAGATCGGACATGCGATGCACGATCTGGATCCCGTGTTCGATCGATTCTCGCACGATGCGCGTTTGACGGAGATCGCAAGCGAGGCCGGCCTTGCGGAACCTGTGCTCTATCAGTCGATGTACATCTTCAAACAACCGCGCGTGGGCGGAGTCGTCGACTGGCACCAAGACGCTGCTTTCCTGCGCACCGATCCCACAAGCGTCACCGCATTCTGGTTCGCGCTCGACGACGCCGACCGCAGCAACGGCTGCCTATGGGTTCAGCCCGGCGGCCACCGCTCGCCGCAGCGTAACCAATTCGTCGTGCGCGACGGTAAGGCGCAGCTCGAAACGTTGGATGACACGCCGTGGCCCACAACCGACGATGCGGTTCCCGTAGAAGTCGAATCCGGAACGCTGGTCGTCTTCAACGGTCTGCTGCCGCACTACAGCGCGCCCAACCGCTCCCAAAAACCGCGGCACGCCTATACTTTGCACGCGGTCGACGCGCGCGCGACGTACGCGCCCGACAACTGGCTGCAGCGGCAGGAATTGCCGCTCCGCGGTTTTATTTAAGGCGCAAGCTACTTCTTAGGGGGCACGGTACATGCGTCTATCTACCGCCTTATGTCTGCTGTCCATCGTCGCGCTGGCGGCGTGCGGATCGCAGAAGACCACAACGTACTCCACGAGCAACGGCACCGCAACGGTGACCGACAACGGCAAGACAAAGACGCTCGAAACGAAGGAAGGCAAAATTACCGCCGGACAGGGCGCGGTTGACCTTTCGAAGCTCGGCGCACCGCTCTATCCGGGCGCCTCTCAAACCGAAGACAACAGCTCCGTTAGCGTAACAACGGCCAGCGGTTCGAGTTATATGGCGTCGTTTACTACGAACGATTCTTTCGACAAAGTCTACTCCTGGTATCAAGGCAAGATGCCGAAGGGTTCTGAGAAGATGCACGTGAGCCAAGAGGGCGCCTCAATCGCGGAGTTCCTGACAGATGAAAACACCGCGAATCAAACGCTCGTCATGGTCACTTCAAAAGATAACCAAACGCAGATCGTCATAACCCACGGCAAGTAGGCCCGCCATTAACCTGCCGGAGCCGGTCGCCGCATATCTGGCTGCGGAAACCGCCAAGGATGCGGACGCGCAGAGTTCGTTGTTCACCGAAGACTCGTTGGTGCACGACGAAAACAACGATTACCGCGGACGCGATGCAATTCGCGCCTGGAAAAAGGCGGCTCAAGCGAAGTATCGGTACGAAACCGAGGCGCTCGATGCCTCGAGCAGCGGCAACACAACGACCGTGCGCGTCCGGTTAAGCGGGAACTTTCCCGGCAGCCCGGTCGAGGTCGACTACATCTTTACGCTTTCGGGCGATAAGATTGCGTCGTTAGTTATCGACTAGCTATTCGCTTAGACGCAGCGCGAGCCAGAAGGCCGGCGAGGCAGTGACGACCGCCGGCAGGCGCGACTGCTGGATCATGTAATCCTCGGTCGCCTTCGGCCCGAGAATTTGGGTGCCGATGCCGACGTACGGATTAGACTTGGCCGCATGGAGTTGCGCGCCTAACCGGTATCCGAAGAACGCCGTGATGGCCAGATAAAAAGCGAGCATGTAAGCGACGATTCTGATGAAATCGCCCCACCCGCGCGGGGAGGTCGCGCCCTGAATGTCCGGTTCCGGCTTGCTCATACGTCTAGGGTTCAGCGCCGGAAACGGAGCACACTTTTAAAGGAGAAAAACATGAGTGAATTTGTCTATCTGTACCGCGGCGGTCAGCGCGCCGAGTCGCCGGCCGAAGGCGAAAAGGTGATGCAAAAATGGGTTGCCTGGATGGAAAACCTGGCCAAGAACGGTCACCTGAAGGACCGGGGCCAGCCGCTCGAGGCCGAGGGCAAGGTCGTCCGCGGCAAAGAGAAGCTCGTCACCGACGGGCCGTACCCGGAGTCAAAGGATCTGGTAGGCGGCTACACGCTCGTCGAAGCCAAAGATCTGGCGGAAGCCGCGGAGCTCTCGAAGGGCTGTCCGATCTTCGACTCCGATGGGTTGGTTGAAGTCCGCCCGGTCATGCAAATGTAGTGAACCTCGACGAGAACCTGTTCCGGCGCGAATCCGGGCGTTTGGTAGCCGCCCTTACGCGCGTCTTCGGACTCGACAACCTCGCACTGGCGGAAGACGTCGCGCAAGACGCCTTCTGCCGTGCGTTGGAAGTCTGGAAACTGCGCGGCGTACCCGAGAATCCGTCCGCGTGGCTCATCACAACTGCCAAGAACCGCGCCATCGATCTCTTGCGGCGCGAGCGCATGGCCCGCAATCTCGTCCCCGAACTCGGCCGCCGCCTCGAGAGTGAGTGGACGCTGGTCCCAACGCTCAACGAATACTTCGGCGAAAGCGCGATTAAGGACGATCAGCTTCGCATGATGTTTTCGTGCTGCGATCCAAAGCTGTCCGAACAGGCGCAAGTTGCACTGATCCTCAATCTGCTGTGCGGTTTTACGGCCGGCGAAATCGCCGGCGCATTTTTCAATACTCGCGCCGCCGTCGAAAAACGCATCTCACGCGGAAAACAGGTCTTGGCGACGTCCAGGAAATTATTCGATTTGGCCGACCGCGACTTTTCGGCACGCCTGGACGCTGTGCGCCGCGCGCTCTACTTGCTCTTTAACGAAGGCTATCACGGCGCATCGGCGGAGTCCGCCGTGCGGGTCGACCTGTGCCGCGGCGCGATGCGCCTTGCCGTGGTTCTGCTCGAGCATCCACTTGCGGCGACACCGGCTACCTACGCGCTCTGCGCGCTGATGTGGCTGCACGCAGCTCGACTGCCTGCGCGGATCGATGGTGCGGGCAACTTGCGCTCATTGTTCGATCAAGATCGCTCGCGCTGGGACAGCAGCCTGATTGCGAAAGGGCAAGAGTACCTCGATCTTTCGGCACGCGGCTCAGAGCTGACCGAGTATCATGTCGAAGCGGCGATCGCGTCGCTTCACTCGAACGCGGCACGCGCCGAAGATACGAACTGGCAGAAAATCGTATCGATGTACGATACCTTGATGCAGATCCGCCCTTCCCCTGTGGTCGCGTTGAATCGCGCCATCGCCGTAGCGCAAATCGAAGGCCCCGAGCGCGGGCTTGAGGAGATTCGTGCGATCGCCCATAGCGACCGCCTGGCGAGCTATCCATTTTATTCGGCTGCGCTCGGCGAGCTTGAGCTGCGCAGAGGTGAGAATGACAGCGCACGCAAGCACTTCCAAGCCGCGCTCGAGCTCGCGCGCAATCCCACGGAACGGCAATACCTCGAGCTGCGCGTCCGCGCCGCGAACCCGAACTAACTAAGCCGTCTTGCAGAAGGCTCGATAATCGCGTTTGTTCTGTTTCGAGTACGATCGAGCGAACCGGATGCAGGCCTTTTCGAACCGGTGGTCCGTCTCCAGGAGATCGGCAATCGCGCCCGCGTCGCCGCTGCGCGCATGCGCCCGCGCGAGCGTCCAGGCACAATGAGCGACGTAGTCAACGAACTCGCGCGTGCGCAGAGTCCGCAGATTAACCGAGACTTTCATATCATGATGTTGCCGGACGTAATAATCCCGCCCCGCCTCGTCGCGCATCCAGCCTAAGAAGATATCGCTGGCCGCTTGCATCAAGCGCTGACCTGCAACGACGCGTTGTCCCGCGTTTGGATAGACGCTTCGCTCGAGATATCTTTCCAGCACGGAAGCAGTCGCTTCTTTCACTTGCAGCACGAGCGGGTCGCTTCGGTCCGCGACGGCTAGCGCAACGTAGCAGCGCAGGCCGACGCTGCCGATTCCGGCGACCTTTATGGCGACGTCGGCCAACTCGTACCGCGCGCTTAGCACTTGAATGTGCGGCGGGAGCGTCGCCTGATAGATGGTTACCAGAGAGCGCGCCTGAACCGCCTGTGCGTCTTGCCGTGTGAGCCGCTGAAGAGTGGGCGGGTCGCTTCGGAAGCAGAGCGCGCCGTCCTCGTCGCGCACAAGTTTCGTCGAAGGATGTTCGGGATTGCCGATCTTTCCGCGCTTCCGAAGTGCGATGAGATGTTTGACGTT
This Candidatus Rubrimentiphilum sp. DNA region includes the following protein-coding sequences:
- a CDS encoding ornithine cyclodeaminase family protein; this translates as MDLIVLGERDVHELLPIAECINVMDGAFRTVARGGFMQPLRSIAWQPDGRGAIGTMPGFLADPDAVGAKVITVFPQNRALGLESHQGSVLLHETATGKPLAIVHAGAVTAIRTAAVSALATRILAEESASRLALLGSGTQARSHLEAMLAVRPIKHVKIWSRTAANARAFAETAGAEFKVEIEVTASAREAVRGAQIVCTVTAATAPVLEGAWLEPGMHVNAAGSSVPPFRELDAAVVERSRIFVDNRECVLNEADDLRIPIAEGAIGVDRILGDLGELAAGTVPGRISSSDITLFKSVGMAIEDIAAARELHRRAVREGRGTRVDY
- a CDS encoding phytanoyl-CoA dioxygenase family protein, yielding MRRFSEDGYAVFPGFKSRDELAALRRRAEEIAASCSSGQVSIFSTRDQAEKSDEYFLTSGDKIRCFFEEDGRTVNKIGHAMHDLDPVFDRFSHDARLTEIASEAGLAEPVLYQSMYIFKQPRVGGVVDWHQDAAFLRTDPTSVTAFWFALDDADRSNGCLWVQPGGHRSPQRNQFVVRDGKAQLETLDDTPWPTTDDAVPVEVESGTLVVFNGLLPHYSAPNRSQKPRHAYTLHAVDARATYAPDNWLQRQELPLRGFI
- a CDS encoding nuclear transport factor 2 family protein, encoding MAAETAKDADAQSSLFTEDSLVHDENNDYRGRDAIRAWKKAAQAKYRYETEALDASSSGNTTTVRVRLSGNFPGSPVEVDYIFTLSGDKIASLVID
- a CDS encoding YciI family protein, whose product is MSEFVYLYRGGQRAESPAEGEKVMQKWVAWMENLAKNGHLKDRGQPLEAEGKVVRGKEKLVTDGPYPESKDLVGGYTLVEAKDLAEAAELSKGCPIFDSDGLVEVRPVMQM
- a CDS encoding sigma-70 family RNA polymerase sigma factor, translating into MNLDENLFRRESGRLVAALTRVFGLDNLALAEDVAQDAFCRALEVWKLRGVPENPSAWLITTAKNRAIDLLRRERMARNLVPELGRRLESEWTLVPTLNEYFGESAIKDDQLRMMFSCCDPKLSEQAQVALILNLLCGFTAGEIAGAFFNTRAAVEKRISRGKQVLATSRKLFDLADRDFSARLDAVRRALYLLFNEGYHGASAESAVRVDLCRGAMRLAVVLLEHPLAATPATYALCALMWLHAARLPARIDGAGNLRSLFDQDRSRWDSSLIAKGQEYLDLSARGSELTEYHVEAAIASLHSNAARAEDTNWQKIVSMYDTLMQIRPSPVVALNRAIAVAQIEGPERGLEEIRAIAHSDRLASYPFYSAALGELELRRGENDSARKHFQAALELARNPTERQYLELRVRAANPN
- a CDS encoding DUF2252 domain-containing protein, translating into METIEKWEPAKDRPDPLELLREQERGRVPELLTIRHERMRASPFDFFRGAAAIMASDIAAIPTTGLNVQLCGDAHLLNFGGFATPERRLIFDVSDFDETLPGPWEWDALRLLASVEIAGRDCGIKRDGRTEAIVAGVRAYREAMRRFARSSPLEVWYSRMNVKHLIALRKRGKIGNPEHPSTKLVRDEDGALCFRSDPPTLQRLTRQDAQAVQARSLVTIYQATLPPHIQVLSARYELADVAIKVAGIGSVGLRCYVALAVADRSDPLVLQVKEATASVLERYLERSVYPNAGQRVVAGQRLMQAASDIFLGWMRDEAGRDYYVRQHHDMKVSVNLRTLRTREFVDYVAHCAWTLARAHARSGDAGAIADLLETDHRFEKACIRFARSYSKQNKRDYRAFCKTA